Proteins encoded in a region of the Bombina bombina isolate aBomBom1 chromosome 12, aBomBom1.pri, whole genome shotgun sequence genome:
- the TSR2 gene encoding pre-rRNA-processing protein TSR2 homolog has translation MAARNVDSRGLFGEAVRTVLGGWPVLQIAVENAFGGPQSQEKADWMVGAVEQYFLSNADLEQYEVEETLTAMMNDEFDTLVEDGSLMLVAQQLCGFYVQCQRGDVAGVREQIAKLGQKKFNVKASVQAVTSSDEEGENSDDESEAMECEVSAESAPSTSGAAAPSTEPQGEEPEADGWTVVRRKKK, from the exons ATGGCGGCGCGCAATGTGGATTCACGTGGTCTTTTCGGTGAAGCGGTGCGGACTGTATTGGGCGGCTGGCCGGTGCTGCAG ATCGCTGTAGAGAATGCATTTGGGGGTCCCCAGAGTCAGGAGAAGGCAGATTGGATGGTGGGAGCTGTTGAGCAGTATTTCCTCTCTAATG CTGACTTGGAACAGTATGAAGTGGAGGAGACCCTCACAGCCATGATGAATGATGAATTTGATACCCTTGTTGAGGACGGGAGCCTGATGCTG GTGGCGCAACAGCTCTGTGGGTTTTATGTTCAGTGTCAGCGAGGCGATGTGGCTGGGGTGAGGGAGCAGATTGCAAAGCTGGGCCAGAAGAAATTTAATGTCAAAGCCAGTGTTCAGGCCGTGACCAGCAGTGATGAGGAGGGCGAAAACAGTGATGACGAATCAGAG gccatggagtgtgaggtatCGGCAGAGTCTGCACCCAGCACGTCAGGGGCTGCTGCACCCAGCACAGAGCCACAGGGGGAGGAGCCAGAAGCTGACGGTTGGACAGTCGTCCGGCGAAAAAAGAAATGA